In a single window of the Candidatus Methylomirabilota bacterium genome:
- the fabD gene encoding ACP S-malonyltransferase — protein sequence MMSIAFIFPGQGSQAVGMGKAFYEASPAAKAVFEEANDVLGLDLTRLAFEGPEADLALTANTQPAVLTVSVAAAAVCAEHGLTPRFAAGHSLGEYSALVVAGALAFRDAVRLVRRRGEFMQAAVPVGVGAMAAIMGLELSAVEALCAEAGQGEVVEVANVNAPLQIVIAGHRTAVERAVALAAGRGGRKSVVLPVSAPFHCGLMAPAAERLAGELHGVAVSDLRIPVIRNVDAGVTRTAAEVKPALVRQVASPVRWTECVRRLAAEGASAFVEMGPGRVLTGLLKRILDGARGHAIEDPAGLDKTLSELGVGRRASAG from the coding sequence GTGATGTCGATCGCCTTCATCTTCCCGGGGCAGGGCTCGCAGGCGGTGGGCATGGGCAAGGCCTTCTACGAGGCCTCCCCGGCCGCCAAGGCCGTCTTCGAGGAGGCCAACGACGTCCTCGGTCTCGATCTCACCCGCCTGGCCTTCGAGGGGCCGGAAGCGGACCTCGCGCTGACCGCCAACACGCAACCCGCGGTCCTGACCGTCAGCGTGGCGGCCGCCGCCGTGTGCGCCGAACACGGGCTCACCCCCCGCTTCGCCGCCGGCCACAGCCTGGGCGAGTACTCGGCCCTGGTCGTGGCGGGCGCGCTGGCCTTCCGCGACGCCGTCCGCCTCGTCCGCCGCCGCGGCGAGTTCATGCAGGCGGCGGTTCCGGTCGGTGTGGGGGCCATGGCGGCGATCATGGGGCTGGAGTTGTCGGCGGTGGAGGCGCTGTGTGCCGAGGCGGGCCAGGGCGAGGTGGTGGAGGTCGCCAACGTCAACGCGCCGCTGCAGATCGTCATCGCCGGCCACCGAACCGCCGTCGAGCGGGCGGTGGCGCTGGCGGCCGGCCGGGGCGGGCGCAAGAGCGTCGTCCTGCCCGTGAGCGCGCCCTTCCACTGCGGTCTGATGGCGCCAGCCGCCGAGCGGCTCGCCGGTGAGTTGCACGGCGTCGCCGTGAGCGATCTCCGGATCCCGGTGATCCGCAACGTCGACGCCGGCGTGACCCGGACGGCGGCCGAGGTGAAGCCGGCGCTCGTGCGCCAGGTGGCGAGCCCGGTGCGCTGGACGGAGTGCGTGCGCCGCCTGGCCGCCGAGGGCGCCAGCGCCTTCGTGGAGATGGGGCCGGGGCGGGTGCTGACGGGCCTGCTCAAGCGCATCCTCGACGGTGCCCGTGGCCACGCCATCGAGGATCCGGCCGGCCTGGACAAGACGCTCAGCGAGCTCGGCGTCGGGCGGAGAGCGTCGGCCGGATGA